From Streptomyces sp. GSL17-111, one genomic window encodes:
- a CDS encoding F0F1 ATP synthase subunit epsilon gives MAELHVELVAADRRVWSGEARLVVARTSSGEIGVMPGHQPLLGVLESGPVTIRTTGESGDGTVIAAVHGGFISFADNKLSLLAEIAELSYEIDVERAERALEKAKSDLDAAAERRADVRLRAVAVAR, from the coding sequence GTGGCTGAGCTGCACGTCGAGTTGGTCGCCGCCGACCGCAGGGTCTGGTCGGGCGAGGCCAGGCTGGTCGTCGCGCGCACCTCTTCGGGTGAGATCGGCGTCATGCCCGGCCACCAGCCGCTGCTCGGCGTGCTGGAGTCCGGGCCGGTCACCATCCGCACCACGGGTGAGAGCGGCGACGGCACCGTGATCGCGGCGGTGCACGGCGGTTTCATCTCGTTCGCCGACAACAAGCTGTCGCTGCTGGCCGAGATCGCCGAACTGAGTTACGAGATCGACGTCGAGCGCGCGGAGCGGGCGCTCGAGAAGGCCAAGTCGGACCTGGACGCGGCGGCGGAACGACGCGCCGACGTCCGCCTGCGGGCCGTGGCGGTCGCACGCTGA